From Astatotilapia calliptera chromosome 19, fAstCal1.2, whole genome shotgun sequence, a single genomic window includes:
- the fosaa gene encoding proto-oncogene c-Fos, producing the protein MYQNNLTPDMDSVSPTCRAESPVGTLCQKTPEEASSPASSTESNAKEVCQDMSTEDTPFVPTVTAISSTPDFQWMVQPTIITSVSPSLGSKQANEPRSSHQATPKAGGSKGKNAARKGKTEQLSPEEEEKKRIRRERNKMAAAKCRNRRRELTDTLQAETDKLEEEKAALETEIANLIKEKERLEFILATHKPVCQVSEELESIFQETTGSPGLPPSPDEDRLPEDGTQEAPSLQDMDDPSDPSTAISGNSNILLCASAEINICDLEPSLDLKEGLLDNILPTLEEKTPMETARSVPDIDLSSSLGVSDWETLYKSVSSDLEPLSTPVVTSTPTCSSYLSVFTFACPELDSLTEGLDSHKGGGSKGDSVDILNSPTLLAL; encoded by the exons ATGTATCAAAACAACCTGACGCCTGACATGGATTCAGTCTCCCCCACCTGCCGGGCAGAGTCTCCTGTCGGGACACTCTGCCAGAAGACGCCAGAGGAGGCGAGCTCTCCAGCGTCCTCCACAGAGAGCAATGCAAAG GAGGTCTGCCAAGACATGAGCACTGAAGACACTCCATTTGTTCCAACGGTTACAGCAATTTCCTCTACCCCAGATTTCCAGTGGATGGTCCAGCCTACGATTATTACATCTGTCTCCCCGTCTCTGGGTAGCAAGCAAGCCAATGAACCGCGAAGCTCTCACCAGGCAACACCCAAAGCGGGCGGGAGTAAGGGAAAAAATGCTGCCAGAAAGGGGAAAACAGAGCAG CTGTCtcctgaggaagaggagaagaagaggataaGAAGGGAGAGGAATAAAATGGCTGCAGCAAAGTGTCGCAACAGAAGGAGGGAGCTCACAGATACACTGCAAGCT GAGacagacaagctggaggaggaaaaggCTGCCCTGGAGACCGAAATAGCCAACCTAATCAAAGAGAAAGAACGGCTCGAATTTATTCTTGCTACACATAAGCCGGTGTGCCAGGTGTCAGAAGAGCTTGAATCCATTTTCCAAGAGACCACAGGGTCTCCAGGCCTACCGCCCAGTCCAGACGAGGACAGGCTTCCAGAGGATGGCACGCAAGAAGCTCCATCACTCCAAGACATGGACGACCCCAGCGATCCGTCCACAGCCATCTCTGGGAACTCGAATATTTTGCTGTGTGCAAGTGCTGAAATCAACATCTGTGATCTCGAGCCCTCCCTGGACCTTAAGGAGGGGCTACTGGACAATATTTTACCCACGCTGGAGGAGAAGACTCCCATGGAGACAGCTCGATCCGTGCCAGACATAGATCTGAGTAGCTCTCTCGGGGTCTCGGACTGGGAGACTCTGTATAAGTCGGTTTCCAGCGACCTGGAGCCTCTCAGCACTCCCGTGGTCACCTCCACCCCTACCTGCAGCAGCTACCTGTCTGTGTTCACATTTGCGTGCCCTGAGCTGGACTCTCTCACAGAGGGACTAGACAGCCACAAAGGTGGAGGAAGCAAGGGCGATTCTGTCGACATCCTCAACTCTCCGACTCTCCTAGCCTTATAA
- the jdp2a gene encoding jun dimerization protein 2 has translation MQRFPLFKIYSRPSADQKKGHLLHLGSKSAVVTTESDTMPGQIPDPSVTAGSLPSLGPLAGITATTLTDKLKFGDLQEFGTMLSPLHFLDSLGKRPLIIKTERDEEEERRKRRREKNKVAAARCRNKKKERTDYLQKESERLEMLNSDLKAQIEELKLERQQLILMLNRHRPTCIVRTDSVKTPEGEVSPLLQQLEAK, from the exons ATGCAACGAtttccactttttaaaatatactcTCGACCCTCGGCTGACCAGAAGAAAGGACATTTGTTGCACCTGGGATCAAAGTCAG CTGTGGTCACGACCGAGTCTGACACGATGCCAGGACAAATCCCAGATCCCTCTGTCACAGCAGGCTCCCTGCCCAGCCTGGGCCCACTGGCTGGGATCACAGCCACCACGCTGACTGACAAGCTCAAATTTGGCGACCTCCAGGAGTTTGGGACAATGCTATCACCTCTGCATTTCCTGGATAGTCTGGGGAAGAGGCCTCTAATAATCAAAACTGAG AGAgacgaggaggaagagaggagaaaacGAAGGcgggagaaaaacaaagtggCTGCAGCTCGCTGTCGAAACAAAAAGAAGGAGAGGACAGATTATCTACAAAAG GAGTCGGAAAGGCTAGAGATGTTAAATTCCGACCTTAAAGCCCAGATCGAGGAGCTGAAGCTTGAACGACAGCAGCTGATCCTCATGCTCAACCGCCACCGCCCCACGTGTATTGTCAGGACAGACAGTGTCAAAACTCCGGAGGGTGAGGTGAGCCccctgctgcagcagctggaggcCAAGTGA